A genome region from Methylohalobius crimeensis 10Ki includes the following:
- a CDS encoding glycosyltransferase family 2 protein: MNAPPKVSIIILNWNGRDDTLACLDSVFKIDYPNFDVVVVDNGSTDDSVPAIRKAFPQAHLIETGKNLGYAGGNNVGIQYALNNKADYIFVLNNDTTVAPDVLTHLVQAAEKHPEAAVLGPVIYEMERPETIWTAGEAFGEGFTCVHLRQGESETVLNKDDGRTVDWVTGAAFFTRSSALRDIGLFDERYFLVYEESDWCFRARRAGYSCLIVPQASVWHKVGSAFGSESSPLRTYFSTRNRLLFAEQNLPKRAEGFGVVVGRDLLIGDDAESFASQVCALLDSFELYNRIAKSGYDFIKHNYSLPAVKLILDSTLEHLAGLPPRKIRLSHRLTNYFKHLYERHLTWRLPN; this comes from the coding sequence ATGAACGCCCCACCTAAAGTTTCCATCATCATCCTCAACTGGAACGGTCGGGACGACACCCTTGCCTGCCTGGATTCTGTTTTCAAAATCGACTACCCCAACTTCGATGTCGTCGTGGTGGACAATGGTTCGACTGACGATTCAGTGCCAGCTATTCGCAAGGCTTTTCCCCAAGCTCACCTGATCGAAACCGGGAAAAATCTTGGTTATGCCGGAGGAAATAATGTTGGTATTCAGTATGCTTTGAATAATAAGGCCGATTATATTTTCGTTCTCAACAACGACACCACCGTCGCCCCTGATGTTTTAACCCACTTGGTCCAGGCGGCGGAAAAACACCCGGAGGCCGCCGTCTTGGGACCCGTGATTTACGAAATGGAGCGGCCGGAGACCATTTGGACTGCTGGCGAAGCTTTTGGTGAAGGCTTTACCTGCGTGCACCTGAGACAAGGAGAATCCGAAACGGTTTTAAATAAGGATGACGGTCGTACGGTAGATTGGGTGACTGGAGCGGCCTTTTTTACAAGATCTTCCGCCCTTCGAGACATCGGCCTGTTCGACGAGCGGTATTTCCTGGTCTATGAGGAGTCGGACTGGTGCTTTCGTGCCCGCAGGGCCGGTTACTCCTGCCTGATCGTTCCCCAGGCGAGCGTGTGGCACAAAGTGGGAAGCGCCTTCGGCAGTGAATCCTCCCCTTTGAGGACCTACTTCAGCACCCGCAACCGACTTTTGTTCGCTGAGCAAAACTTACCCAAGCGGGCAGAAGGCTTCGGAGTCGTAGTCGGCAGAGATCTCCTTATAGGTGACGATGCAGAATCCTTTGCAAGCCAGGTCTGCGCGTTGTTGGATAGCTTCGAACTTTATAACCGGATTGCCAAAAGTGGATACGATTTTATCAAACACAACTATTCTCTGCCTGCCGTTAAACTGATACTCGATTCAACTTTAGAGCACCTTGCTGGTTTGCCCCCCAGAAAAATTAGACTTTCGCACCGATTAACCAATTATTTTAAACATTTATATGAGCGCCACTTGACGTGGCGATTACCAAACTAA
- a CDS encoding glycosyltransferase family 4 protein → MQVKVLFLSHDNDLKGAERCLLELVTHLDLNRFKPLIVLPWRGPMEEKLKQENVYYMVRFLDRWIPSRHRASWNHPFKYLPGLRNRLWSLLSLIEREKIDLVYTNTSTILEGALAARRAGIPHVWHIHEHLRGNADLRCYFPTTWIDRITLSLSDRIITPSKALADNRFHGSEKVRTVSNGVNLAAFRSGDGKRVYMELGIPQNASLVTFVGGISKRKSPIDFARAAVMIHRQRPDVHFLLAGSTNDPVLEKNIRDLLKQARLNDCFHILGFRSDVANLLAAAKVHVSTSLQESFGLTLIEAMASYKPVVATRCGGPEEVVADEETGFIVEPKNPQAIAEAMLKLLNQPDLARRFGEAGRLRVEKEFTVETYAHQISEIIEEAIRTYERPT, encoded by the coding sequence ATGCAGGTTAAGGTGTTATTTCTCTCTCATGACAACGATCTCAAAGGCGCCGAGCGATGTCTTTTGGAACTGGTCACCCACCTCGATCTCAATCGCTTCAAGCCCCTTATCGTGCTTCCCTGGCGTGGACCGATGGAAGAAAAACTTAAACAGGAAAACGTTTATTATATGGTCCGCTTTTTGGACCGTTGGATTCCCTCGCGCCACCGCGCATCATGGAATCATCCGTTCAAGTATCTTCCCGGTCTACGCAACCGCCTGTGGTCTCTACTTAGCTTGATTGAACGTGAGAAAATCGACCTGGTTTATACCAATACCTCCACGATTCTAGAGGGCGCCTTGGCCGCCCGCCGTGCCGGCATCCCCCATGTTTGGCATATTCACGAGCATTTACGTGGCAATGCCGATCTGCGCTGTTATTTTCCTACCACTTGGATCGATCGCATTACCTTGAGCTTATCTGACCGTATCATTACCCCCTCCAAGGCCTTGGCCGATAATCGATTTCATGGATCCGAAAAAGTCCGCACCGTTTCTAATGGAGTTAATTTAGCAGCATTCCGTAGTGGCGACGGTAAGCGGGTGTATATGGAGTTAGGCATCCCCCAGAACGCGTCATTAGTTACCTTCGTCGGTGGTATTTCTAAAAGAAAGTCCCCTATAGACTTCGCACGCGCCGCTGTCATGATCCACCGACAAAGACCGGATGTGCATTTTCTTCTTGCCGGGAGCACTAACGATCCGGTACTTGAGAAAAATATTCGCGACCTACTTAAACAAGCACGTTTGAATGACTGTTTCCATATCTTGGGTTTCCGCAGTGACGTGGCTAATCTCCTGGCCGCCGCCAAGGTGCATGTATCCACTTCTTTACAGGAAAGCTTCGGCCTTACTCTCATCGAGGCAATGGCCAGTTATAAGCCTGTGGTAGCCACCCGCTGCGGCGGTCCGGAGGAGGTAGTCGCAGATGAGGAAACAGGTTTTATCGTCGAACCCAAAAATCCTCAAGCCATTGCAGAAGCCATGCTCAAACTTTTGAACCAACCCGACTTGGCCCGACGTTTTGGTGAGGCAGGACGCCTTCGGGTAGAGAAGGAATTTACGGTTGAAACTTACGCCCATCAAATTAGCGAAATCATAGAAGAAGCGATTCGAACCTATGAACGCCCCACCTAA
- a CDS encoding glycosyltransferase family protein, with the protein MRDIKKKKILIITQCFPPHGGSGVQRPLFFSKYLSELGWQCVVLTTEADDYFIHDTSLLDHVHESTKVIRVNDPKANQSLYNWCTKIDRKIASFFSKIPLAWKINNKISKITRTSFRPIIRILNIPDDLIGCLPRLLWHGYHIIKSDQPDIIFSTSPPPTTHLAGCLLAKSRGIPWVADLRDEWTLSPLKKYPSILYKRIDLILEKITLSQPNKILATTPFIGRDTARQINRCIDDFMTLTNGHVIENIESHLQRSSGVLNLTFSGVLPKERSPLTLVNAISNLINTDKIGEEIVFNIIGYQSELYKPILDKSWIKLHGYISHLENLESLKCSDVLVLITGEKEKRSYAGKIFEYIAIGKPILVLCSLDSATFYFFEKIKNNVFVADINDTCSIENQIILIYSLWKQNKLPFHVERPETRDYHRRVLTKKLDNILTDILTNIHAG; encoded by the coding sequence ATGCGCGATATTAAAAAGAAAAAAATCCTGATAATAACTCAATGCTTCCCCCCTCATGGGGGGAGCGGCGTACAGCGCCCTTTATTTTTCTCTAAATACTTAAGCGAGCTTGGTTGGCAATGCGTGGTGCTCACAACAGAAGCAGACGATTATTTCATACATGACACATCACTATTAGATCATGTTCATGAAAGCACTAAAGTTATACGTGTAAATGATCCAAAAGCCAATCAATCTTTATACAATTGGTGCACCAAAATCGACCGTAAGATCGCCAGTTTTTTTTCCAAAATTCCATTGGCATGGAAAATCAACAATAAAATATCAAAAATCACAAGAACCTCATTTCGCCCGATCATAAGAATCTTGAATATCCCAGATGATCTTATTGGTTGCTTACCAAGACTTTTATGGCATGGATATCACATTATTAAATCCGACCAACCGGATATTATATTTTCAACATCACCTCCCCCCACAACACATCTTGCCGGGTGTTTATTAGCAAAAAGCAGAGGTATACCGTGGGTCGCTGATTTGAGAGATGAGTGGACGTTAAGTCCATTAAAAAAATATCCTTCTATACTTTATAAACGTATTGACTTGATCCTTGAAAAAATTACTTTATCACAACCAAATAAGATCCTTGCTACTACTCCATTTATTGGGCGCGATACAGCACGTCAAATAAATAGATGCATAGATGACTTTATGACCTTAACCAATGGTCACGTTATAGAGAATATTGAAAGCCATCTACAGCGTTCATCAGGTGTTCTAAATTTAACGTTTTCCGGAGTTCTTCCAAAGGAAAGGTCTCCTTTAACACTAGTTAATGCCATTTCAAATTTAATAAATACAGATAAAATTGGCGAAGAGATTGTTTTTAACATAATCGGATATCAGTCAGAACTTTACAAACCTATTTTAGATAAGTCCTGGATTAAATTGCATGGATATATTTCCCATCTAGAAAACTTAGAGAGTCTTAAATGTTCTGATGTCCTAGTACTGATAACAGGAGAAAAAGAAAAAAGAAGTTACGCGGGCAAAATTTTCGAATATATCGCTATTGGGAAACCAATTCTAGTTTTATGCTCTTTGGACAGCGCAACGTTTTATTTTTTCGAAAAAATAAAAAACAATGTATTCGTAGCAGATATTAATGATACTTGCTCAATCGAAAATCAAATTATTTTAATTTATAGCTTATGGAAACAGAATAAACTCCCTTTTCATGTTGAACGCCCCGAAACCAGGGATTATCACAGGCGTGTATTGACCAAAAAATTGGATAACATATTAACTGATATATTAACTAATATCCATGCAGGTTAA
- a CDS encoding class I SAM-dependent methyltransferase, whose protein sequence is MFWIIFILLIILISIQIYIGLKLKYRFCDQDRRFEKIESKLLKATAKQDNLANLIHEKSVEIQNSSSLLALDLNYPVFFGDWSIDSHLAKFIVQHLSIHKPKCILEIGSGSSTILIGKIAKILGYSPKHIAIDHDIKYLEATKVNAKLNNLNNDIDFIHLPLEKINLSNKEFVYYKNLPKSLIDNRPDLIIVDGPPANTCKHARLPALPIIYNYISDNAVIVLDDYCRQEEKEIVDQWMNQYHDFDLETIQQGHQCAILKRKKS, encoded by the coding sequence ATGTTTTGGATAATATTTATATTACTTATCATTTTAATCAGTATACAAATATACATAGGCCTGAAGCTTAAATATAGATTTTGTGATCAAGATAGGCGTTTTGAAAAAATAGAAAGCAAACTACTAAAAGCAACGGCCAAACAGGATAATCTAGCAAACCTAATTCATGAAAAATCGGTTGAGATCCAAAACAGTTCATCATTATTAGCTTTGGATTTAAACTATCCTGTCTTTTTTGGAGACTGGTCAATAGATAGCCATCTTGCCAAGTTTATCGTACAGCACTTATCAATACATAAACCAAAGTGCATATTGGAAATTGGTTCAGGCAGCTCAACAATTTTAATAGGAAAGATCGCAAAAATACTTGGCTACTCACCCAAGCATATTGCAATAGACCATGATATAAAATACTTAGAAGCTACAAAAGTTAATGCTAAATTAAATAATTTAAACAACGATATAGATTTTATACATCTACCACTAGAAAAAATTAATTTATCAAACAAAGAATTTGTTTACTATAAAAACCTACCGAAATCATTAATAGATAATAGACCCGATTTAATTATTGTTGATGGACCGCCGGCAAATACATGTAAACACGCAAGACTTCCCGCCCTTCCAATAATTTACAACTATATTTCAGATAATGCAGTAATTGTATTAGATGATTACTGCCGCCAGGAGGAAAAGGAAATTGTAGATCAATGGATGAATCAATATCATGATTTCGATCTAGAGACGATTCAACAAGGACACCAATGCGCGATATTAAAAAGAAAAAAATCCTGA
- a CDS encoding ABC transporter ATP-binding protein, with amino-acid sequence MPIIEVEHLTKEYRLGAITGIKDNLTNAFNWVRRKPRAQRERFLALDDVNFTIEEGEVVGIIGHNGAGKSTLLKVLAQVTKPTSGKVAVHGSVAPLIEVGAGINPELTGRENIYLNASILGIPKKVIRRKLDEIIEFSELEQFIDTPVKRYSSGMKVKLGFSIATSLDAEILIIDEVLAVGDLAFQRKCFDRMEEMISRQGKTVLIVSHNIRQIERLCSRAILLDHGKILIDGHKTTVCEQFYQQSNEKISAQLVAHQADSRHIRKTGEIELNSLALYDQYGEEITEIPMGSPVNIRCTFTAKRSVRKPEIIFGFHTTDFFYISSMGNGHISDRPDITAGMNIFECHIPYLPLMPGVYALRLGILDSTPRELFYGEMLSTFTVNANEVPKSHLPQLGIVHIQTEWHFGQENNTIKSFDASSRENSQCFG; translated from the coding sequence ATGCCAATCATCGAAGTCGAACACCTGACCAAGGAATACCGCCTGGGCGCGATTACCGGAATCAAGGACAACCTGACCAACGCCTTCAACTGGGTGCGGCGAAAACCCCGCGCTCAACGCGAACGATTCCTAGCACTGGACGATGTCAACTTCACCATCGAGGAAGGGGAAGTGGTCGGCATCATCGGCCACAACGGCGCGGGCAAGTCCACCCTGCTCAAGGTCTTGGCCCAAGTCACCAAGCCCACATCTGGCAAGGTGGCGGTACACGGCAGCGTCGCCCCCTTGATCGAGGTGGGCGCCGGCATCAACCCGGAACTGACCGGGCGAGAGAACATTTATCTCAACGCCTCCATCCTGGGGATTCCCAAGAAAGTCATCCGCCGGAAATTGGATGAGATCATCGAATTTTCCGAACTGGAGCAATTCATCGACACACCGGTGAAGCGTTATAGCTCAGGAATGAAAGTTAAATTGGGATTCTCTATCGCCACCAGTTTAGACGCGGAGATTTTGATTATCGACGAAGTTTTGGCAGTAGGAGACCTGGCGTTTCAGAGGAAGTGTTTTGACCGGATGGAAGAGATGATCAGCCGACAAGGAAAGACTGTATTAATTGTAAGTCACAATATTCGTCAAATTGAACGTCTCTGTAGTCGTGCGATTCTCCTTGATCATGGAAAGATCCTAATAGATGGACATAAAACCACGGTGTGTGAACAGTTCTATCAACAAAGTAACGAAAAAATTTCAGCACAACTTGTCGCTCATCAAGCTGACAGCAGACACATCCGTAAAACTGGAGAAATAGAGTTAAATTCTCTAGCTTTATATGATCAATATGGGGAGGAGATAACGGAAATCCCAATGGGGAGCCCGGTAAATATTCGTTGTACATTTACTGCCAAGCGGTCGGTTCGAAAACCTGAAATAATTTTTGGATTCCATACTACCGACTTTTTTTATATATCCTCGATGGGTAATGGTCACATTTCCGATCGCCCTGACATTACTGCTGGAATGAATATATTTGAATGCCATATACCCTATCTTCCGCTTATGCCTGGAGTATATGCGTTAAGACTAGGTATTCTTGACAGTACTCCACGCGAGCTTTTTTATGGTGAAATGTTATCTACATTCACAGTTAATGCAAACGAAGTACCAAAGTCACATTTGCCTCAACTAGGCATAGTTCATATACAAACAGAATGGCATTTTGGGCAAGAAAACAATACTATAAAAAGTTTTGATGCATCCTCAAGGGAAAACAGTCAATGTTTTGGATAA
- a CDS encoding nucleotidyltransferase family protein, producing the protein MHMPLRPSKALEQHRKAIRQIVARHHAANARIFGSVLKGNDREDSDLDLLVDTTPETTLMDIGAIRLELRNLLGLKVDVLNHLPFFTAITLDSPCQSSKSNT; encoded by the coding sequence ATGCATATGCCCCTCCGACCATCCAAAGCGTTGGAACAGCACAGAAAGGCCATTCGGCAGATTGTTGCCAGACATCATGCTGCGAACGCAAGAATCTTCGGTTCAGTCTTAAAGGGCAACGATCGCGAAGATAGCGACTTGGACTTGCTGGTGGACACCACCCCGGAAACGACCTTGATGGACATTGGTGCAATCCGCTTGGAATTGCGAAACCTGCTAGGTTTAAAAGTCGACGTACTCAACCACCTCCCATTTTTCACAGCAATAACTTTGGACAGTCCATGCCAATCATCGAAGTCGAACACCTGA
- a CDS encoding HI0074 family nucleotidyltransferase substrate-binding subunit — protein MQPDKILEDFESALAQLEAALQEPADSDLIKAGCIQYFEFCFELAWKTVKIVAADLGLECRSPKACLKTAFQQEWIDEGGHLLAMLAARNRMSHTYDAQNALSVYSRLPEFLPPMKRLLWNLKSVGQQR, from the coding sequence ATGCAGCCTGACAAAATTCTCGAAGACTTCGAAAGCGCCCTCGCTCAACTGGAAGCGGCGCTTCAGGAACCTGCCGATAGCGATCTCATCAAAGCCGGATGCATCCAATATTTCGAATTTTGTTTCGAACTCGCCTGGAAGACAGTCAAAATCGTCGCCGCCGATCTCGGCCTGGAATGCCGCTCTCCCAAAGCCTGCCTTAAAACGGCCTTTCAACAGGAATGGATCGATGAAGGAGGCCATTTGCTAGCTATGCTGGCGGCAAGAAACCGCATGTCCCATACCTATGATGCTCAAAACGCCTTATCCGTCTACAGCCGGCTTCCGGAGTTCTTGCCTCCGATGAAGCGCTTGCTATGGAACTTGAAATCGGTTGGACAACAAAGGTAA
- a CDS encoding nucleotidyltransferase family protein codes for MSSNEERIPTLLRQVFEGHRSRLQGYKILLFGSRATGKAGERSDFDIGIIGDRPISLKAFYAIEEELENLPTLYRID; via the coding sequence ATGTCATCTAACGAAGAGCGAATTCCAACCCTGCTCAGGCAAGTCTTCGAAGGTCACCGAAGCCGGCTGCAGGGCTATAAAATCCTTTTGTTCGGGTCGCGAGCGACGGGCAAGGCCGGGGAGCGCTCGGATTTCGACATAGGGATCATCGGCGACCGACCGATATCGTTGAAGGCGTTTTACGCCATCGAGGAGGAGTTGGAAAACCTGCCTACCCTGTATCGAATCGATTGA
- a CDS encoding ABC transporter permease — protein sequence MLTVAKNLYNYRELIAALAWKNIIVRYKQAYLGLLWSVLKPVMLMLIFTLVRSLVGIESGDVPYPVLTFAALMPWIFFQESASEGVGSVTSNAALVKKIYFPREIFPLTAMVTKTVELCISFLILAGLMIYYQMVPSIHAIWVPAIILYTMVVALTVSFFGAAMNVYYRDVSAALPVALSLMMYASPIIYPLDLVKQKLLIEHAAGEWSERLYTLYLCNPLAGIIDAFQRVLLKGLPPDWTTLIPGAIVTAIVLPISYLYFKRAENWFADVI from the coding sequence ATGCTGACAGTCGCCAAAAATCTCTACAACTACCGGGAACTCATCGCCGCCCTGGCGTGGAAAAATATCATCGTCCGCTATAAGCAGGCTTATCTCGGACTCCTCTGGTCAGTGCTCAAACCTGTGATGTTAATGCTAATATTCACCCTCGTACGCAGCCTTGTCGGCATCGAATCGGGGGACGTACCCTATCCCGTTCTCACCTTCGCCGCACTGATGCCTTGGATTTTCTTCCAGGAATCCGCCTCGGAAGGCGTGGGGAGCGTCACGAGCAACGCCGCGCTGGTCAAGAAGATCTACTTTCCAAGGGAAATCTTCCCCTTGACCGCCATGGTCACCAAAACCGTGGAACTGTGTATCAGCTTTCTAATTTTGGCCGGACTGATGATCTATTATCAGATGGTTCCCAGTATTCACGCGATATGGGTACCGGCAATCATCCTTTACACCATGGTCGTCGCACTCACGGTCAGCTTCTTCGGCGCCGCCATGAACGTCTATTACCGCGACGTCAGCGCCGCCTTGCCGGTGGCGCTATCCCTGATGATGTACGCTTCTCCTATCATCTATCCTCTGGACCTGGTCAAGCAAAAGCTCCTGATAGAGCACGCCGCAGGCGAGTGGTCGGAAAGACTTTACACCTTGTACTTGTGTAACCCCCTCGCCGGCATCATCGACGCTTTCCAACGAGTACTACTGAAAGGCTTACCTCCGGATTGGACCACCCTCATCCCCGGCGCCATCGTAACCGCCATCGTCCTGCCGATCAGTTATCTCTATTTCAAACGCGCGGAAAACTGGTTCGCCGATGTCATCTAA
- a CDS encoding transposase, translated as MNNPSTRMYVTVTQVLKQAPWRDMRHLSTVAWMIAGLLLSGGIGLSRWVVYVDSRARYAQSIERRFRRWLSNGRIDVNEVYAGLLKGWLPTGEERRVYVALDTTMLWNSFCVIQVALVYRGRAIPVAWKVKRQPSASVAFQVYRSVLAQSVSRLKGFEVILLADRGFCHLQLVRWIKRTPDWHCRIRMKRNTPAWRWSGAGYRPLKWCVDAGQVRYYHTVYLWKVHEAVNVAVGWEKGAKEPWLILSDEWTDETTLADYGKRFAIEEGFLDHKSNGFQWASSRLRQAEVLDRLCFVMAVATWIVTCQGTAVVAEGQRRTVDPHWCRGLSYARIGWNWIHHALACGKALIDRLWLPSADDPAPVPTASDRSRWMEELPWQYTFCIPDSTT; from the coding sequence ATGAACAACCCTTCCACACGGATGTACGTTACGGTAACCCAGGTTTTGAAACAAGCGCCGTGGCGAGATATGCGACATCTTTCGACGGTCGCTTGGATGATCGCAGGATTGTTGTTGAGTGGGGGCATCGGTTTGAGCCGGTGGGTGGTGTATGTGGACAGCCGCGCCCGCTATGCCCAAAGCATTGAGCGGCGATTCCGGCGTTGGTTGAGTAACGGACGGATCGATGTGAATGAGGTGTATGCGGGGCTGTTGAAAGGGTGGTTACCGACGGGCGAGGAACGCCGCGTATACGTGGCCTTGGATACGACGATGCTATGGAATAGTTTCTGTGTGATTCAAGTGGCGTTGGTGTATCGGGGTCGGGCGATTCCGGTGGCCTGGAAGGTGAAACGGCAACCCAGTGCCAGCGTGGCCTTTCAGGTCTACCGCTCGGTTCTGGCGCAAAGTGTCTCCCGCCTGAAAGGTTTTGAGGTGATTTTGCTGGCCGATCGTGGATTTTGTCATCTGCAGTTGGTGCGCTGGATCAAACGGACACCGGATTGGCACTGCCGGATTCGGATGAAGCGCAATACGCCGGCTTGGCGATGGAGCGGCGCTGGTTACCGCCCGCTGAAGTGGTGCGTGGATGCCGGCCAGGTGCGTTATTACCACACTGTTTATCTCTGGAAGGTGCATGAAGCGGTGAACGTGGCCGTGGGTTGGGAAAAAGGCGCCAAGGAACCCTGGCTGATCCTGAGCGATGAATGGACCGATGAAACGACCCTCGCCGATTACGGCAAGCGTTTTGCCATCGAGGAAGGGTTTCTGGACCATAAATCCAATGGGTTTCAATGGGCGTCTTCCCGGCTTCGGCAAGCCGAGGTCTTGGATCGGCTGTGCTTTGTGATGGCGGTGGCCACCTGGATCGTGACCTGTCAGGGGACGGCAGTGGTAGCCGAGGGGCAGCGTAGAACCGTCGATCCGCATTGGTGTCGGGGCTTGAGCTATGCCCGTATCGGCTGGAACTGGATCCACCATGCCCTGGCTTGCGGGAAGGCGCTTATCGATCGGTTGTGGTTGCCTTCCGCCGACGACCCCGCTCCCGTGCCTACGGCCTCGGATCGTTCGCGCTGGATGGAGGAATTACCTTGGCAATATACCTTTTGTATCCCTGACTCCACTACATGA